The sequence CGCCGCCGGGATCGTACACGGGGCGCTGCGTCCCTCCCGTGTGCTGCTCGACGCGAGCGGGCACGTGAAGCTCACCGGGATGCTGCTGCGCGCCGGTGAGACGCCGCCCCATCCGGCGTTGCGGCCGGCGGCTGTTGGCGATCCCGCCTATATGGCACCGGAGCAATGGCACGCCGAGATGGCGACGCCGGCGATGGACCGCTATGCCGTGGGCGTGATGGCCTATGAGCTGTATACCGCCGAACCGCGTGTCACGCATCTGGATGCTTCGGTTGCGGTCCATCCGCTGCAGATCCCGTTGCAACGCCCGCTCCGGCCCGATGTCCCACTCGCCGTGAACGAGGTGCTCCGGCGCGCCACGCACGCAGATCCCGGCATGCGCTATGCTTCCGTGCGCGAACTCGTGGACGCCTTGGAGCGGCCGCATACCCCGGTATCGGCACACGCCGTGGCGGCGCCAGCGCCTGAAGCGGGCAGTGCCTCAAGGATCAGCCCGCGAATGTGGGGGTTGATCGTCGCGCTGATTGCCGCGCTGCTGCTGCTGCTCACGTGACGCACACGCCGCGCGTGTGGCGCGGCGCGGGCGCTAGCCGCGCGGCGGCGACAAAATGCGCTCGCCTACCCGGCGCACGATCCGCTCCAGCTCCGCCTGTTTCTTCTGCGATGAGCGCATGAACAGCCAGCGCGCGCCGGTGACCGAGAGCGCCATCGATCCCAGCAGCGCGAGGACGATCTGCGGCGGGTTGTGCGACGCCGCTCCAACGATGGCGGCAATGGCGGTGCCGCCGCCGACCCCGGCGCCACCGGCGAGGCCACCAAACAGGCCGCCGGCGATTTGCGACGTGTCTTCGAAGGCGCGGATGGTCGTGCGCCCATTCCGACTCGACACCGTGACCTGCAGCGTGCGCGGCATGCCCTTGCCGGGCGTCGGCGTGGTATTCACGGTGAGCGTCCGCCCCACCGCGCTCACCGTGACCAGCTGGCCGATCGCCGCACGCAGTTCGTCGGCGACATCCTCGAACTCTTCGGGGCGCAGTTCACGATCGATGACGGCGGTGTATTCGATCTTGGTCGGCGCACCGAGGAACGCGTTGACTGGAGCGAGCATGGCGTCGCCGGGCTTCACGGCCACGGCGGCCGCCGCGGCGGCCTGTCGCTCCACGAGCGCGCGATTCACGAAGCGTTCGTCGATGCCGGCATCAACGGCCGCCGCGCGCACCTCGTCGGCGGCGTAGCCACGCGTCAGCAGCTCCGCCGGCTCGCTGAAGTTCGCCGGGCGCGCCTGAGCGCTGGTATCCGCTTGCAGCTCCGCCGCGCGCGCCCAGACCTGCTGCGCGTCGGCGGAGGCCATACGCGTCGAGGGGCGCCCCTCGGGTGCCGGCATCGCCTCCGGGGATACGCCCAGCCGGATCGGGCTCATGGGCATTTGCAACCAGGCGAGCACCTCCTCGAGGAGCGCGCCGGCCGAGGCGTAGCGGCTCGCCGGCACCTTGGCGAGCAAGCGGGAGACCATGCGATCGATGGCGCCGTCCACACCGGGCACCAGCTCCCGCAGGAACGGCGGGGTCGCATTCACATGCGCTACGAGCACGGCCGGTGCGGTGGCGCGCTCGAAGGGGAAACGCCCCGAAAGCGCGTAGAACATCAGCACCCCCAGGGCATAGAGGTCGGAGCGCCCGTCGAGCTCGTCCCCCTGCACCTGCTCGGGGCTCATGTAATGCACCGTCCCGAGCACCGTGCCCGTCGCCGTCATGGGCTGCGCTTCGGTGACGCGCGCGATCCCGAAGTCGGTCACCATCGCGTGCCCGCGC is a genomic window of Gemmatimonadaceae bacterium containing:
- a CDS encoding serine/threonine protein kinase → MITRAAFGEQIARRLGERFHDARLLHAGENGLVFSARDPAAHGERRAVRVPYPNEGTDAGHAIRFRRLVALAQAVSHPHIARVHTTELIDGLEVAVTELAGPLRVDHLIVATRPPTVHRILTVLREIGEALDLLHAAGIVHGALRPSRVLLDASGHVKLTGMLLRAGETPPHPALRPAAVGDPAYMAPEQWHAEMATPAMDRYAVGVMAYELYTAEPRVTHLDASVAVHPLQIPLQRPLRPDVPLAVNEVLRRATHADPGMRYASVRELVDALERPHTPVSAHAVAAPAPEAGSASRISPRMWGLIVALIAALLLLLT
- a CDS encoding serine/threonine protein kinase, which codes for MREIGRGGMGVVYHAIDERLERAVAIKTLPPHLANDATVRARFLREARTAGSLSHPNIVPIYQGAEHDGVVYFVMGLVDGESLAERIARDGPLTTGALMPMVRQLAEALAYAHAQGVVHRDIKAENVLIDRRGHAMVTDFGIARVTEAQPMTATGTVLGTVHYMSPEQVQGDELDGRSDLYALGVLMFYALSGRFPFERATAPAVLVAHVNATPPFLRELVPGVDGAIDRMVSRLLAKVPASRYASAGALLEEVLAWLQMPMSPIRLGVSPEAMPAPEGRPSTRMASADAQQVWARAAELQADTSAQARPANFSEPAELLTRGYAADEVRAAAVDAGIDERFVNRALVERQAAAAAAVAVKPGDAMLAPVNAFLGAPTKIEYTAVIDRELRPEEFEDVADELRAAIGQLVTVSAVGRTLTVNTTPTPGKGMPRTLQVTVSSRNGRTTIRAFEDTSQIAGGLFGGLAGGAGVGGGTAIAAIVGAASHNPPQIVLALLGSMALSVTGARWLFMRSSQKKQAELERIVRRVGERILSPPRG